Proteins from a single region of Crassaminicella profunda:
- a CDS encoding DUF3810 domain-containing protein, with amino-acid sequence MKNKKIFNKFLFILLIPITALLFYIASFYPYFIEKIYAHTIYRPIVQILSVVTGFFPFSVAECFVILLICLFMWMLLRTIIKAINNKHQRKSTVLNFIGNMIVFSSITYFLFIMIWGFNYCRLPFSEIANLEVKPASIEELENLCEHLIQKANTLRDQVVENKDGVMTLPKGTSDVFLRASKGYEKAANIYPELGGNYGKPKGIIFSHIMSYTGIAGIYCPFTGEANVNISISNSSIPSTTCHEMAHQRGFSREDEANYIAYLTCTMHSDVDFQYSGTLLALIHSMNALYRINHEKYFKLKEKYNGGLRRDLAYMRSFWQQYEGPVERASTKLNNTYLKANHQKDGVRSYGRMVDLLIAENRLKMSK; translated from the coding sequence ATGAAAAACAAAAAAATATTTAACAAATTTCTTTTTATACTCCTTATTCCTATAACTGCATTATTATTTTATATAGCTTCATTTTATCCTTATTTTATTGAAAAAATATATGCCCATACTATCTATCGACCCATTGTACAAATTTTAAGTGTTGTCACTGGATTTTTCCCATTTTCTGTAGCTGAATGTTTTGTTATATTGCTTATATGTCTTTTCATGTGGATGCTTCTTCGAACCATCATAAAAGCAATAAATAATAAGCATCAGAGAAAGTCTACCGTACTCAATTTTATAGGAAATATGATTGTTTTTAGCAGTATTACTTATTTCCTGTTTATTATGATTTGGGGTTTTAATTATTGTCGACTCCCTTTTTCTGAAATTGCAAACCTTGAAGTAAAACCTGCTTCTATTGAAGAATTAGAAAACTTATGTGAGCATCTTATACAAAAAGCAAATACGCTAAGAGATCAAGTAGTTGAAAACAAAGACGGTGTCATGACCCTTCCAAAGGGTACTTCAGATGTTTTTCTTCGCGCATCTAAAGGCTATGAAAAAGCAGCAAATATTTACCCTGAACTAGGGGGAAACTATGGTAAACCTAAAGGAATTATTTTCTCCCATATCATGTCTTATACAGGTATCGCTGGAATTTATTGTCCATTTACAGGAGAGGCCAATGTAAATATATCTATCTCTAATAGCTCAATTCCTAGCACAACCTGTCATGAAATGGCTCATCAGAGAGGTTTTTCAAGAGAAGATGAAGCAAATTATATTGCTTATCTAACATGCACCATGCATAGCGATGTAGATTTTCAATATTCAGGAACACTCTTAGCTTTAATCCATTCTATGAATGCATTATATAGAATAAATCATGAAAAATATTTCAAGCTAAAAGAAAAATATAACGGAGGATTAAGAAGAGATTTAGCTTATATGAGATCCTTTTGGCAGCAATACGAAGGCCCTGTAGAACGTGCATCCACAAAATTAAATAATACTTATCTAAAAGCAAATCATCAAAAGGATGGTGTTCGTAGTTATGGACGAATGGTAGATCTTTTGATTGCAGAAAATCGTTTGAAAATGTCGAAATAA
- a CDS encoding fumarylacetoacetate hydrolase family protein, with the protein MYFATFQYNGEEQFGILSKNKKNIIPIKKVFQKLDIIPPKTLRDFVENSDDTFVEDIKDILKSHTFEGIPVENIKLCAPIPYPRRNIICLGKNYIDHAKEVVGLPGADDDIPKFPIYFTKIADPAIGDGDLIKNHKDITDMVDYEVELAIVIGKDGINIKKEDAERFIFGYTIVNDISARNIQRKHSQWFRGKSLETHCPMGPYLVHKSELPFPVELDIQCSINGEIRQNSNTKNLIFDIPYIISDLSKGMYLRAGDIILTGTPSGVGLGFKPFKFLKSGDIVKCFIEKIGSLTNTFE; encoded by the coding sequence ATGTATTTTGCTACTTTTCAGTATAATGGGGAAGAACAATTTGGAATTTTAAGCAAAAATAAAAAAAATATAATCCCTATAAAAAAAGTTTTTCAAAAGTTGGATATCATTCCACCAAAAACTTTAAGGGATTTTGTAGAGAATTCAGACGATACTTTTGTTGAAGATATAAAAGATATCCTTAAATCACATACTTTTGAAGGGATTCCCGTTGAAAACATCAAATTATGTGCACCCATCCCTTATCCTCGTAGAAATATAATCTGTCTTGGGAAAAATTATATTGATCATGCAAAAGAAGTTGTAGGATTGCCTGGAGCAGATGATGATATTCCAAAATTTCCAATATACTTTACAAAGATTGCCGACCCAGCCATAGGAGATGGAGATCTTATTAAAAATCATAAAGATATAACAGATATGGTCGATTATGAAGTTGAATTAGCTATTGTAATAGGAAAAGATGGCATCAATATAAAAAAAGAAGACGCTGAAAGATTCATCTTTGGCTACACTATTGTAAACGATATTTCTGCAAGAAATATCCAAAGAAAGCATTCCCAATGGTTTAGAGGAAAAAGTCTTGAGACCCATTGTCCAATGGGACCTTATCTTGTACATAAAAGTGAACTTCCTTTTCCTGTAGAATTAGACATACAATGTAGCATCAATGGTGAAATAAGGCAAAATTCTAATACAAAAAATTTAATATTTGATATTCCTTATATTATCAGTGACTTATCAAAAGGAATGTACTTAAGAGCTGGAGATATTATTCTAACAGGTACTCCTTCCGGTGTTGGATTAGGCTTTAAACCATTTAAATTCTTAAAATCAGGAGATATAGTTAAATGTTTTATTGAGAAAATTGGATCCCTTACAAATACATTTGAGTAA
- a CDS encoding tRNA 2-thiocytidine biosynthesis TtcA family protein: protein MNKIEEHDYKVWRLSNNRKTFKEIEHSVMTKFRKNIWSKFVKAVSEFNLVDDGDKIAVAISGGKDSLLMAKLFQQFQKYGQTKFKLCFIVMDPGYHKENKKQLIENCQYLKLPIQIFESGIFEIVDNMEDKNPCFMCAKMRRGALYRKANELGCNKLALGHHFDDVIETTLLNLFYTGNFKTMLPKLKSSDAKKLELIRPLYYIREKHIESYTKYCGVEPLNCACIVTAKKVASKRYETKELIKELKKDIKDVDKSIFKAAQNVNMNAILGWQKDGKHYSYLDFYNKDDKY from the coding sequence ATGAATAAAATTGAAGAACATGACTATAAAGTATGGCGCCTATCGAATAATAGAAAAACCTTTAAAGAAATAGAACATAGTGTTATGACAAAATTCAGAAAAAACATATGGTCAAAATTTGTTAAAGCAGTAAGTGAATTTAATTTAGTGGATGATGGTGATAAAATTGCAGTGGCTATTTCAGGTGGTAAGGATAGTTTGTTAATGGCAAAATTATTTCAACAATTTCAGAAATATGGACAAACTAAATTCAAACTATGTTTTATTGTTATGGACCCAGGTTATCATAAAGAGAATAAAAAACAATTAATTGAAAACTGTCAATACTTAAAATTACCTATTCAAATATTTGAATCAGGTATTTTTGAAATTGTAGACAATATGGAGGATAAAAATCCTTGCTTTATGTGTGCAAAAATGCGTCGTGGGGCACTATACAGAAAAGCAAATGAGCTAGGTTGTAATAAACTAGCCCTTGGACACCATTTTGATGATGTGATTGAAACAACGTTACTCAACTTGTTTTATACAGGAAATTTTAAAACCATGCTTCCTAAACTAAAATCATCAGATGCCAAAAAGTTAGAACTCATTCGTCCCCTTTACTATATAAGAGAGAAGCATATTGAAAGCTATACAAAATATTGTGGAGTTGAACCACTAAATTGTGCCTGTATAGTAACTGCTAAAAAGGTAGCAAGTAAACGTTATGAGACAAAAGAATTGATTAAGGAATTGAAGAAAGATATTAAAGATGTGGACAAATCTATTTTTAAAGCAGCACAAAATGTAAACATGAATGCTATTTTAGGTTGGCAAAAAGATGGAAAGCATTATTCGTATTTAGATTTTTATAATAAAGATGATAAATATTAA
- a CDS encoding sensor histidine kinase produces the protein MKSIKKRLAINFMLVVFFSVLFFEILLINFVKQYYYKNVEDVLTNQITISSEFYSRYFSNATLEDNVLDNIDVFWKQTSAQVQIIDLSGKVLMDSIGVEHKEVMETIDVKNALKGHKGTWIGKINYDDYNAMSVSCPLKSDEKTVGVLRFITSLEEVNKGIKRIAISFLSIGAVVILVAGVVSIILSNTITEPIKELTRVAEKMALGNFTVRSKNPFDDEIGKLSDTFNFMAKEIVKKDELKNEFISSVSHELRTPLTAIKGWAIVLNKEEFEDKETLREGLKIIEKESERLTTMVEELLDFSKFVSGKITLNKQEMMIEDLIQYIEKYMGPRAAREKIDLHVDYEKQMPAMCIDENRMKQVLINVLDNAFKFTGQGGKVDFFAKQDGEYLHMSIKDNGCGISSEDLPKVKEKFYKGKNSKSKNGIGLSICDEIIKLHEGKFIIESKIEQGTTVHIRLPILKNT, from the coding sequence ATGAAAAGTATAAAGAAGAGATTAGCCATTAATTTTATGTTAGTAGTTTTTTTTAGTGTGTTGTTCTTTGAAATATTGTTGATTAATTTTGTTAAGCAGTATTACTATAAAAATGTTGAAGATGTTTTAACCAATCAAATTACCATTTCTTCTGAATTTTATTCAAGATACTTTTCTAATGCTACCCTTGAGGATAATGTATTAGATAATATAGATGTATTTTGGAAGCAAACATCTGCTCAAGTACAAATTATTGATCTTTCAGGAAAAGTTCTAATGGATTCAATTGGTGTAGAACATAAAGAAGTAATGGAAACAATTGATGTAAAAAATGCATTAAAGGGTCATAAGGGGACATGGATTGGAAAAATAAATTATGATGATTACAATGCAATGTCAGTTTCCTGTCCACTAAAATCTGATGAAAAAACCGTGGGTGTTTTGAGATTTATTACATCATTAGAAGAAGTGAATAAGGGGATTAAAAGAATAGCTATTTCATTTTTAAGTATAGGAGCTGTGGTCATTTTGGTAGCAGGTGTTGTAAGTATTATTTTATCTAATACCATTACAGAGCCTATAAAAGAATTGACTCGAGTAGCTGAAAAAATGGCATTAGGAAATTTTACGGTAAGAAGTAAAAATCCATTTGATGATGAAATTGGGAAGTTATCAGATACATTTAACTTTATGGCCAAGGAAATAGTAAAAAAAGATGAGTTAAAAAATGAATTTATTTCTTCTGTTTCTCATGAATTACGTACACCTTTGACAGCCATTAAAGGATGGGCTATTGTTTTAAATAAAGAAGAATTTGAAGATAAAGAGACATTGAGAGAGGGACTAAAGATTATTGAAAAGGAAAGTGAAAGATTAACAACTATGGTAGAAGAACTTTTAGATTTCTCAAAATTTGTATCTGGGAAAATCACTTTAAATAAACAAGAAATGATGATAGAAGATTTGATTCAATATATTGAAAAATATATGGGACCTCGTGCAGCGAGAGAAAAAATAGACTTACATGTAGATTATGAAAAACAGATGCCAGCTATGTGTATAGATGAAAATAGAATGAAACAGGTGTTGATTAATGTTTTAGATAATGCATTTAAGTTTACAGGTCAAGGAGGAAAAGTAGATTTTTTTGCAAAACAAGATGGAGAATATCTGCATATGTCTATAAAAGATAATGGTTGTGGAATTAGTAGTGAAGATTTACCAAAGGTGAAAGAAAAATTTTACAAAGGAAAAAATAGCAAATCAAAAAATGGTATAGGATTGTCTATTTGTGATGAGATTATAAAATTGCATGAAGGAAAATTTATCATAGAAAGTAAGATAGAGCAAGGAACTACTGTGCACATAAGATTACCTATTCTCAAAAATACCTAA
- a CDS encoding response regulator transcription factor yields the protein MHKILIVEDESSIRSLLKVSFKNSEYFIIEAASGEEGLEKARLEEPTVALLDVMLPGIDGFEVCESLRKEYPYIGIIMLTARSQDIDKISGLKLGADDYVIKPFNPMELVLRVEALIRRMDDGKARKDKIIGSGPFKIDIDAHIVYKKEMVIDMTPKEYLLMKIFIENPGKAFTRDELLDLVWGWDFVGDTKIVDVNIRRLRRKIEEDSSEPNFIETVWGVGYRWKKTE from the coding sequence ATGCATAAAATACTAATTGTAGAAGATGAAAGTAGTATTAGAAGTTTGTTAAAGGTAAGTTTTAAAAATAGTGAGTATTTTATTATAGAAGCAGCTTCTGGAGAAGAAGGCTTAGAAAAAGCAAGGTTGGAAGAGCCAACGGTTGCCTTATTAGATGTAATGCTACCAGGGATTGATGGATTTGAGGTATGTGAGAGCTTAAGGAAAGAATATCCCTATATAGGGATTATTATGCTTACGGCTCGTAGTCAAGATATAGATAAAATTTCTGGACTGAAGTTAGGGGCAGACGATTATGTTATAAAGCCTTTTAATCCAATGGAATTAGTACTTCGTGTGGAGGCTCTTATTCGAAGAATGGATGATGGGAAGGCAAGAAAAGATAAAATTATTGGAAGCGGCCCTTTTAAAATTGATATAGATGCACATATTGTATATAAAAAAGAAATGGTGATTGATATGACACCAAAAGAATATTTGTTGATGAAAATATTTATAGAAAACCCAGGAAAAGCCTTTACAAGAGATGAATTATTAGATTTAGTTTGGGGATGGGATTTTGTTGGGGATACGAAGATTGTAGATGTAAATATTCGAAGATTAAGAAGAAAAATAGAAGAGGATTCATCTGAACCAAATTTTATTGAAACGGTTTGGGGCGTAGGGTATAGATGGAAAAAAACGGAATAA
- a CDS encoding alanine dehydrogenase, whose amino-acid sequence MIIGVPKEIKNNEYRVAMIPSGVEEFIKNGHEVLIETGAGLGSGFGDEDYRKAGAEIVEREIVFKRAEMIYKVKEFLQEEFKYLREGMIIFTYIHSNAFRAQTDVFLKNKVVGISYEDIEDKDGKFPLLKPMSEIAGKGGFLMAMQYTQKINDGNGLLLARIHGIRTPEVAIIGAGVAGLGAAEIASNLGNKVTILDINLDKLEKAKYVLPSNVELLYSNKENLVMCLKRSDVLMNCILWPKWRKDHLVTRDMLKFMKKGTLIVDVFCDECGAIETCRATSHDHPIYFEEGVMHYCVDNIPATFSQTATTSLCHATLPYAIEIANKGYERALKENKYLRKGLCFYFGVLTLEETGKKQNRPYKTPEQVLNI is encoded by the coding sequence ATGATTATAGGAGTACCTAAGGAAATAAAAAATAATGAGTATAGGGTTGCAATGATACCAAGTGGCGTAGAAGAATTTATAAAAAATGGTCATGAAGTTTTGATAGAAACAGGTGCAGGTCTAGGAAGTGGATTTGGAGATGAAGATTATAGAAAAGCAGGGGCTGAAATAGTTGAAAGAGAGATAGTCTTTAAAAGAGCAGAAATGATTTATAAGGTAAAAGAATTTTTGCAAGAAGAATTTAAGTACCTTAGAGAAGGGATGATCATATTTACCTATATACATTCTAATGCATTTAGAGCACAAACAGATGTTTTTCTTAAAAATAAGGTAGTGGGTATATCCTATGAAGATATTGAAGATAAGGATGGTAAATTTCCACTACTTAAACCAATGAGTGAGATCGCAGGTAAAGGTGGATTTTTAATGGCCATGCAATATACTCAAAAAATAAATGATGGAAATGGGTTGTTGTTGGCTAGAATACATGGAATTAGAACACCTGAAGTTGCAATTATAGGGGCTGGAGTAGCAGGATTAGGTGCTGCAGAAATTGCATCTAATTTAGGGAATAAAGTAACCATTCTAGATATTAATTTAGATAAACTTGAAAAGGCAAAATATGTTTTACCGTCTAATGTAGAATTACTATATTCTAATAAAGAAAACCTAGTAATGTGTTTAAAAAGAAGTGATGTTTTAATGAATTGCATTTTATGGCCTAAATGGAGAAAAGACCATCTAGTTACAAGAGATATGTTAAAATTCATGAAAAAAGGAACCTTGATTGTAGATGTATTCTGTGATGAATGTGGAGCTATTGAAACGTGCAGAGCTACATCTCATGATCATCCAATATATTTTGAGGAAGGTGTTATGCATTATTGTGTAGATAATATTCCAGCAACTTTTTCGCAAACAGCGACGACTTCCCTTTGTCATGCTACGTTACCTTATGCTATAGAAATTGCAAACAAGGGATATGAAAGGGCGTTAAAAGAAAATAAGTATTTAAGGAAAGGTTTATGTTTTTATTTCGGCGTATTAACTTTAGAAGAAACAGGTAAAAAACAAAATAGACCGTATAAAACTCCTGAACAAGTTCTTAATATATAA
- a CDS encoding NAD/NADP octopine/nopaline dehydrogenase family protein, with product MKIGVLGSGNGGCAVAFDWAKAGHHVYMFDFEKFPKNISTISENKGIFSEGELTGFAEIKYAGHDIKKVVEGADIIFAVGPAYSTQSFGEVCRPYLKKGQIVIVCPSSCGGSIVFKNALGLDIKNEDMIIAETSTLPYAVRLTEPGKIHVFLKLKGGLLLAALPCKYNNTVMKLIKEVYPNMESAKNVLQTALQNANPVIHPSVTLLNAGLIERTQGDFCFYEDGVTPAVGNLIEAVDKERIEIGKKLSIHVIPDPVLGMRQGYMKDTTYFKGYAEAPGFKGIKAQSKLDYRYFNEDVGYGLVFMAELGKQVRVDTPIMNAVIDIVSVLMKKNYRGEKKRTMDCLGLGKYSLKELEKLL from the coding sequence ATGAAGATTGGGGTATTGGGTTCAGGTAATGGCGGATGCGCAGTAGCTTTTGATTGGGCAAAAGCAGGACATCATGTTTATATGTTTGATTTTGAAAAATTCCCTAAAAATATTAGTACCATATCAGAAAATAAGGGTATTTTTTCAGAAGGAGAGCTTACTGGATTTGCAGAGATTAAATATGCAGGACATGATATAAAAAAGGTAGTAGAAGGAGCTGATATTATATTTGCTGTTGGACCAGCATATAGTACACAATCCTTTGGGGAAGTATGTAGACCTTACTTAAAAAAAGGGCAAATAGTTATTGTATGTCCAAGTTCTTGTGGAGGAAGCATTGTTTTTAAAAACGCGCTAGGATTAGATATAAAAAATGAAGATATGATCATTGCAGAAACTTCTACACTTCCCTATGCTGTAAGATTAACTGAACCTGGCAAAATACATGTATTCTTAAAACTTAAGGGAGGACTTTTATTAGCTGCTCTTCCTTGTAAATATAATAATACTGTAATGAAGTTAATAAAAGAGGTTTATCCAAATATGGAATCAGCTAAAAATGTATTACAGACTGCATTACAAAATGCAAATCCTGTGATCCATCCATCCGTTACTCTTTTAAATGCAGGATTGATCGAAAGAACACAAGGAGACTTTTGTTTTTATGAAGATGGAGTGACTCCTGCAGTTGGAAATTTGATAGAAGCGGTAGATAAAGAACGTATAGAAATTGGTAAAAAATTAAGTATTCATGTTATTCCGGATCCCGTTTTAGGAATGAGACAGGGGTATATGAAGGATACAACCTATTTTAAAGGTTATGCAGAGGCTCCTGGATTTAAGGGAATTAAAGCTCAAAGTAAACTGGATTATAGGTATTTCAATGAGGATGTAGGTTATGGATTAGTATTTATGGCAGAACTAGGTAAACAAGTGAGAGTGGATACGCCTATTATGAATGCTGTTATAGATATAGTATCTGTACTTATGAAAAAGAATTATAGAGGTGAGAAGAAAAGAACAATGGATTGTCTTGGATTAGGAAAATATTCACTAAAAGAATTAGAAAAATTATTGTAG
- a CDS encoding Na+/H+ antiporter NhaC family protein, with amino-acid sequence MIEAVVHYGFLSIVPALIAVILAFITREATFSLLFACIIGLFITGDGLWGVPGLLEKAMGNADFIWVLLIEVFIGILVAFFMKTGSTEEFTRVMDKKVKSRKSVQLFGWFLGMFIFFSDYFSPLFTGPVMRNLTDRAKISREKLAYICDSTSAPMCVLIPFSAWGVYIAGLLVGHGPITDHAMGMQVFMKTVIFNFYGLLAVGMVGLIAAGIIPEFGPMKKAEERAMKEGKVLGDDAMPMMGVELSSIEVAKEIKKPRLLVNFILPVLIVIIFAIGTYLVLGSTKTLEAFMLAVLVLGIALWIQKIPLKEIFKTAVQGIKGVMPAIIILGLAYSINTISKELGAAQYVIEITRNWLSPSMLPVLTFGLCAFISFSTGTSWGTYAIIIPICVPLAFEFTGGEINTLVFATVAAIAGGGVFGDHCSPLSDTTILSSFGAASDHIDHVKTQLPYAGVAAGIALVLYLIIGIV; translated from the coding sequence ATGATAGAAGCAGTAGTACATTATGGATTCTTGTCTATTGTTCCAGCATTAATTGCAGTAATATTAGCATTTATTACTAGAGAAGCGACTTTTTCCCTATTGTTTGCTTGTATTATAGGTTTATTTATAACAGGAGATGGATTATGGGGAGTACCTGGATTGCTTGAAAAGGCAATGGGAAATGCAGATTTTATATGGGTATTATTAATAGAAGTATTTATAGGTATATTAGTTGCTTTTTTTATGAAAACAGGTTCTACAGAGGAATTCACAAGAGTGATGGATAAAAAAGTTAAATCTAGAAAAAGTGTACAATTATTTGGATGGTTTTTAGGAATGTTTATATTCTTTAGTGATTATTTTTCACCATTATTTACAGGGCCAGTGATGAGAAACTTAACGGATCGAGCAAAAATATCAAGAGAAAAACTTGCGTATATATGTGACTCCACATCTGCACCTATGTGTGTATTAATACCTTTTAGTGCATGGGGAGTATATATAGCAGGATTATTAGTTGGTCATGGACCTATTACAGATCATGCAATGGGCATGCAAGTATTTATGAAAACAGTCATATTTAATTTTTATGGATTATTAGCAGTGGGGATGGTTGGATTAATTGCAGCGGGAATTATACCAGAGTTTGGACCTATGAAAAAAGCTGAGGAGAGAGCTATGAAAGAGGGGAAAGTCCTTGGTGATGATGCTATGCCAATGATGGGTGTAGAGTTGTCTAGTATAGAAGTAGCCAAAGAAATTAAAAAACCAAGATTGCTTGTAAATTTTATATTACCAGTACTCATCGTTATAATATTTGCTATTGGAACTTATTTAGTATTAGGCTCAACAAAGACTCTAGAGGCATTCATGTTGGCAGTATTAGTATTAGGAATTGCACTATGGATACAGAAAATACCATTAAAAGAAATTTTCAAAACAGCTGTACAGGGTATTAAAGGGGTTATGCCTGCAATCATTATATTGGGATTAGCATACAGTATTAATACGATTAGTAAAGAATTAGGAGCAGCACAATATGTTATAGAAATTACAAGGAATTGGCTATCACCATCAATGTTGCCTGTATTGACATTTGGTTTATGTGCATTTATCTCATTCTCAACAGGAACATCATGGGGAACTTATGCAATCATAATACCAATTTGTGTACCATTGGCATTTGAATTTACAGGAGGAGAAATTAATACATTGGTATTTGCAACAGTAGCGGCAATTGCAGGCGGAGGTGTGTTTGGAGATCATTGTTCACCACTGTCAGATACAACGATTCTTTCATCATTTGGTGCAGCTAGTGATCATATAGATCATGTAAAGACACAACTCCCATATGCGGGTGTAGCAGCTGGAATTGCACTGGTATTATATTTGATCATTGGTATTGTATAA
- a CDS encoding sigma-54 interaction domain-containing protein: MFIKNINGMHMDYIDAITIVDKTGYIVYSVRFNPRFDGESNEKESKKIMNKSFLETFPSLSAEDSTIIKCLKDGMPIYKNNQMYYDYNGALLNTQNITIPIIQKGKILAAIELSKDMTTIQDLSNEYKKNNKVVVHCNRSGINKNNHTSVQYSFEDIITRNHEMIENINKAKLISNSPSSVLIYGETGTGKELFVQSIHYYSARRNKPFIAQNCAALPESLFESILFGTVKGAFTGSIDKKGLFELADEGTLFLDEINAMPIHLQAKLLRVLQDGVIRRIGDHKDRKVNVRIIAAMNINPVEAIKNKQIREDIFYRLNGISIKLVPLRERKEDIPLLVKYFIEKYNSLLNASVCGVTKEVNEFFSLYSWPGNVREMQHVIEATINVIKRGKIGIKHLPAYLNDIKKNTNYYEETDSIKPLNDVIAVVEKEMIKKALEKAGWNVSKAARLLKLPRQTLQYKIIKYQINNEDVSSY; the protein is encoded by the coding sequence GTGTTTATTAAAAATATAAATGGTATGCATATGGATTATATAGATGCTATTACAATTGTTGATAAAACAGGTTATATTGTGTATTCGGTTCGTTTTAACCCAAGATTTGATGGTGAAAGTAATGAAAAAGAGTCTAAAAAGATTATGAATAAAAGTTTTTTAGAAACCTTTCCAAGTTTATCAGCAGAAGATAGTACAATTATAAAATGTTTAAAGGATGGAATGCCCATATACAAAAATAATCAAATGTATTATGACTATAATGGAGCATTATTAAATACACAGAACATTACTATACCTATCATACAAAAAGGCAAGATATTAGCTGCTATTGAGTTATCTAAAGATATGACCACAATACAAGATTTATCTAATGAATATAAAAAAAATAACAAAGTAGTAGTGCATTGTAATCGTAGTGGTATAAATAAAAATAATCACACAAGTGTTCAATATTCATTTGAAGATATTATTACTAGAAATCATGAGATGATTGAAAATATAAATAAAGCTAAATTAATTTCAAATAGTCCTTCTTCGGTTTTAATTTATGGAGAAACTGGAACAGGAAAAGAGTTATTTGTACAATCTATACATTATTATAGTGCTAGAAGAAACAAGCCTTTTATTGCTCAAAATTGTGCTGCTTTGCCAGAATCTTTATTTGAATCTATATTATTTGGAACTGTAAAAGGTGCTTTTACAGGATCAATTGATAAGAAAGGACTTTTCGAATTAGCTGATGAAGGCACACTTTTTTTAGATGAAATAAATGCTATGCCTATTCACTTACAAGCAAAATTATTAAGAGTGCTACAAGATGGAGTGATTAGAAGAATAGGAGATCATAAAGATCGAAAGGTAAATGTACGTATAATTGCTGCAATGAATATAAATCCTGTAGAAGCTATAAAAAATAAACAGATCAGAGAAGATATTTTTTATCGGTTAAATGGAATCAGTATCAAATTAGTCCCTTTAAGAGAAAGAAAGGAAGATATACCATTATTAGTTAAATATTTCATTGAGAAATATAATTCATTATTAAATGCATCTGTGTGTGGCGTTACAAAGGAAGTAAATGAGTTTTTTTCTTTATATTCTTGGCCAGGAAATGTAAGAGAAATGCAGCATGTTATAGAAGCTACAATAAATGTTATTAAAAGAGGTAAGATTGGAATAAAACATTTGCCTGCGTATTTAAATGATATTAAAAAAAATACAAATTATTATGAAGAAACTGATAGTATAAAGCCATTAAATGATGTAATAGCAGTAGTTGAGAAGGAAATGATAAAAAAAGCTCTTGAAAAAGCTGGATGGAATGTATCGAAAGCAGCAAGATTATTAAAACTTCCAAGGCAAACCCTTCAATATAAAATTATAAAATACCAAATTAACAACGAAGATGTATCAAGTTATTAA